One genomic segment of Linepithema humile isolate Giens D197 chromosome 5, Lhum_UNIL_v1.0, whole genome shotgun sequence includes these proteins:
- the fu gene encoding serine/threonine-protein kinase fused isoform X1, whose protein sequence is MKKYESSKMKKYEILKQIGEGSFGQVYKAKKRSDGEIVAFKMIRKCGRSFKELKSLRQECEIQRHLHHPNIVQMLDSFETENEIVVVTEYADKELYDILDKQGRLSEERAQVIACDLVSALYYLHSNRVMHRDLKPQNVLLEANGVAKLCDFGFARSMSTGTHVLTSIKGTPLYMAPELIEEYPYDHNADLWSLGCIVYELVVGSPPFQTNSILHLVKLIRFEAIKWPDFISPNCKSFLQGLLQKDPSQRLTWPALLEHPFVKDRIIIVGGTAPVAPLTTPLSASQARAKQQQLQSLAMRSTKQSKVVEKVIKKMQEQERKQHEYRQRTCISQPGYLVSPGYCQHGIGHCQGLRHSEPSGTDSSASIDVLLGNLSLRASLRSDLLAADHAICQNDCPHSANVEHNFPVSEDHSKPIQTQIDDNSVGRQLDGEMHHTNAQGDGINIGQQAEKSSHTDQMHGDGDCKQSCLSIDYEQEFGEKNPPEKKTSEKPARLPDWDLRAVERPIENEEWVVFLQKSMEEVMEGEIDSLLQQNCVSVFVSPLRNPAAGCRVVEYVACLLSLPFTVPISKENLKKIERVYLDVRVVPNLVYAVKLLMSERSDEATNATDTAYAETRSASSLSADELQALECAMLVLCRLVYVGNQFLIQFCDAIYIVNGMPLLQQLLALERRKARVVADLVAILNNVLRSQPENAELVERVVLRMKTPGASVEQLSKLLHHRQAVLRARTCTMVRLLGRFCCRALQQVWDRSLKNLIESLTKDEDEQVRHAAVDAVSELKQLTYYNQKSPVS, encoded by the exons atgaaaaaatacgAAAGTTCCAAGATGAAGAAGTATGAGATCTTAAAGCAAATCGGAGAGGGATCTTTTGGACAAGTGTACAAAGCTAAGAAACGTTCGGATGGTGAAATCGTGGCTTTCAAAATGATAAGGAAG TGCGGCAGGTCGTTTAAGGAGCTGAAAAGTTTACGTCAAGAGTGTGAGATTCAACGTCATTTACATCATCCAAATATTGTGCAGATGTTAGATTCCTTTGAGACAGAAAACGAA ATTGTGGTTGTAACGGAATATGCAGACAAGGAACTCTATGATATACTGGACAAGCAAGGCAGATTGTCCGAGGAAAGAGCTCAAGTAATAGCTTGTGATCTGGTGTCTGCgctttattatttgcattcaAATCGAGTGATGCATAG AGATCTCAAGCCACAAAATGTTCTTTTGGAGGCAAACGGTGTGGCTAAACTTTGTGATTTTGGATTTGCTCGCAGCATGAGCACTGGCACTCACGTACTTACTTCAATCAAAGGTACGCCATTGTACATGGCGCCAGAACTTATAGAAGAATATCCATATGACCATAATGCTGATTTGTG gTCCTTAGGATGCATAGTTTATGAATTGGTGGTGGGTTCTCCTCCATTTCAGACCAACTCAATATTGCACTTGGTTAAATTAATCAGATTTGAAGCGATAAAGTGGCCAGATTTTATTTCTCCAAATTGCAAAAGCTTCTTACAg GGTTTACTACAAAAAGATCCTTCTCAGCGATTGACTTGGCCAGCTCTTCTCGAACATCCGTTCGTCAAAGATCGAATTATAATAGTAGGTGGCACCGCACCTGTGGCTCCATTAACAACTCCATTGTCCGCGAGTCAAGCAAGAGCAAAGCAGCAGCAGTTGCAAAGTCTGGCGATGCGTTCTACGAAACAATCCAA AGTTGTGGagaaagtgataaaaaaaatgcaagaacAGGAGAGGAAACAGCACGAATATCGTCAGCGAACATGTATCTCGCAACCGGGTTATCTAGTATCCCCTGGTTATTGCCAGCATGGAATAGGTCATTGTCAAGGATTGCGTCATagcgagccgagcggcactgATTCTAGCGCTAGCATCGACGTGCTTTTAGGAAATCTCAGTCTCAGGGCGTCTCTGAGAAGTGATCTTCTAGCAGCGGATCACGCTATATGCCAGAACGATTGTCCGCATAGCGCAAATGTAGAGCATAATTTCCCCGTATCGGAGGATCACTCCAAACCTATTCAAACGCAGATAGACGACAATTCCGTTGGACGACAGTTGGATGGGGAAATGCATCACACTAATGCTCAGGGTGATGGTATCAATATCGGTCAACAAGCGGAAAAATCCTCGCACACTGATCAAATGCACGGCGATGGTGATTGTAAACAAAGCTGCTTGAGCATCGATTATGAACAAGAATTCGGTGAGAAAAATCCACCCGAAAAGAAAACGTCCGAGAAGCCTGCGAGATTGCCGGACTGGGATCTGAGGGCAGTGGAAAGACCGATTGAAAATGAAGAATGGGTTgtgtttttacaaaaatcgatGGAAGAAGTTATGGAGGGCGAGATCGATTCTTTGTTGCAACAAAATTGCGTTTCGGTGTTTGTTTCCCCTCTTAGAAACCCAGCAGCCGGTTGTCGAGTAGTCGAATACGTAGCTTGTTTATTATCGTTGCCGTTTACCGTGCCAATTAGCAAGgagaatttgaagaaaatcgAACGAGTTTATCTGGATGTAAGAGTGGTACCTAATCTCGTTTACGCTGTGAAACTCCTAATGTCGGAACGCTCTGACGAAGCGACGAACGCGACAGATACGGCTTATGCGGAAACGAGATCAGCATCCTCTCTGTCTGCGGATGAGCTTCAAGCGCTCGAGTGCGCAATGCTGGTGCTTTGCAGATTGGTATACGTTGGGAATCAATTTCTCATTCAGTTTTGCGACGCCATTTACATCGTTAATGGAATGCCACTTCTACAACAACTGCTAGCTTTGGAGAGAAGAAAGGCACGAGTCGTTGCGGATCTTGTAGCGATTTTGAATAATGTGCTGCGATCTCAACCTGAGAATGCCGAGCTTGTGGAACGGGTCGTATTGCGTATGAAAACACCTG GAGCATCGGTAGAGCAGCTCAGTAAACTTCTCCATCATCGACAAGCTGTTTTGCGAGCGAGAACGTGTACCATGGTTAGATTGTTGGGTAGATTTTGCTGCAGAGCACTGCAACAGGTTTGGGACagatcattaaaaaatttaattgagagTTTAACTAAGGATGAGGATGAACAAGTGCGACAC gCTGCTGTGGATGCAGTAAGTGAATTAAAACAACTAACGTATTACAATCAAAAGAGTCCTGTGAGTTGA
- the fu gene encoding serine/threonine-protein kinase fused isoform X4, whose translation MHRDLKPQNVLLEANGVAKLCDFGFARSMSTGTHVLTSIKGTPLYMAPELIEEYPYDHNADLWSLGCIVYELVVGSPPFQTNSILHLVKLIRFEAIKWPDFISPNCKSFLQGLLQKDPSQRLTWPALLEHPFVKDRIIIVGGTAPVAPLTTPLSASQARAKQQQLQSLAMRSTKQSKVVEKVIKKMQEQERKQHEYRQRTCISQPGYLVSPGYCQHGIGHCQGLRHSEPSGTDSSASIDVLLGNLSLRASLRSDLLAADHAICQNDCPHSANVEHNFPVSEDHSKPIQTQIDDNSVGRQLDGEMHHTNAQGDGINIGQQAEKSSHTDQMHGDGDCKQSCLSIDYEQEFGEKNPPEKKTSEKPARLPDWDLRAVERPIENEEWVVFLQKSMEEVMEGEIDSLLQQNCVSVFVSPLRNPAAGCRVVEYVACLLSLPFTVPISKENLKKIERVYLDVRVVPNLVYAVKLLMSERSDEATNATDTAYAETRSASSLSADELQALECAMLVLCRLVYVGNQFLIQFCDAIYIVNGMPLLQQLLALERRKARVVADLVAILNNVLRSQPENAELVERVVLRMKTPGASVEQLSKLLHHRQAVLRARTCTMVRLLGRFCCRALQQVWDRSLKNLIESLTKDEDEQVRHAAVDAVSELKQLTYYNQKSPVS comes from the exons ATGCATAG AGATCTCAAGCCACAAAATGTTCTTTTGGAGGCAAACGGTGTGGCTAAACTTTGTGATTTTGGATTTGCTCGCAGCATGAGCACTGGCACTCACGTACTTACTTCAATCAAAGGTACGCCATTGTACATGGCGCCAGAACTTATAGAAGAATATCCATATGACCATAATGCTGATTTGTG gTCCTTAGGATGCATAGTTTATGAATTGGTGGTGGGTTCTCCTCCATTTCAGACCAACTCAATATTGCACTTGGTTAAATTAATCAGATTTGAAGCGATAAAGTGGCCAGATTTTATTTCTCCAAATTGCAAAAGCTTCTTACAg GGTTTACTACAAAAAGATCCTTCTCAGCGATTGACTTGGCCAGCTCTTCTCGAACATCCGTTCGTCAAAGATCGAATTATAATAGTAGGTGGCACCGCACCTGTGGCTCCATTAACAACTCCATTGTCCGCGAGTCAAGCAAGAGCAAAGCAGCAGCAGTTGCAAAGTCTGGCGATGCGTTCTACGAAACAATCCAA AGTTGTGGagaaagtgataaaaaaaatgcaagaacAGGAGAGGAAACAGCACGAATATCGTCAGCGAACATGTATCTCGCAACCGGGTTATCTAGTATCCCCTGGTTATTGCCAGCATGGAATAGGTCATTGTCAAGGATTGCGTCATagcgagccgagcggcactgATTCTAGCGCTAGCATCGACGTGCTTTTAGGAAATCTCAGTCTCAGGGCGTCTCTGAGAAGTGATCTTCTAGCAGCGGATCACGCTATATGCCAGAACGATTGTCCGCATAGCGCAAATGTAGAGCATAATTTCCCCGTATCGGAGGATCACTCCAAACCTATTCAAACGCAGATAGACGACAATTCCGTTGGACGACAGTTGGATGGGGAAATGCATCACACTAATGCTCAGGGTGATGGTATCAATATCGGTCAACAAGCGGAAAAATCCTCGCACACTGATCAAATGCACGGCGATGGTGATTGTAAACAAAGCTGCTTGAGCATCGATTATGAACAAGAATTCGGTGAGAAAAATCCACCCGAAAAGAAAACGTCCGAGAAGCCTGCGAGATTGCCGGACTGGGATCTGAGGGCAGTGGAAAGACCGATTGAAAATGAAGAATGGGTTgtgtttttacaaaaatcgatGGAAGAAGTTATGGAGGGCGAGATCGATTCTTTGTTGCAACAAAATTGCGTTTCGGTGTTTGTTTCCCCTCTTAGAAACCCAGCAGCCGGTTGTCGAGTAGTCGAATACGTAGCTTGTTTATTATCGTTGCCGTTTACCGTGCCAATTAGCAAGgagaatttgaagaaaatcgAACGAGTTTATCTGGATGTAAGAGTGGTACCTAATCTCGTTTACGCTGTGAAACTCCTAATGTCGGAACGCTCTGACGAAGCGACGAACGCGACAGATACGGCTTATGCGGAAACGAGATCAGCATCCTCTCTGTCTGCGGATGAGCTTCAAGCGCTCGAGTGCGCAATGCTGGTGCTTTGCAGATTGGTATACGTTGGGAATCAATTTCTCATTCAGTTTTGCGACGCCATTTACATCGTTAATGGAATGCCACTTCTACAACAACTGCTAGCTTTGGAGAGAAGAAAGGCACGAGTCGTTGCGGATCTTGTAGCGATTTTGAATAATGTGCTGCGATCTCAACCTGAGAATGCCGAGCTTGTGGAACGGGTCGTATTGCGTATGAAAACACCTG GAGCATCGGTAGAGCAGCTCAGTAAACTTCTCCATCATCGACAAGCTGTTTTGCGAGCGAGAACGTGTACCATGGTTAGATTGTTGGGTAGATTTTGCTGCAGAGCACTGCAACAGGTTTGGGACagatcattaaaaaatttaattgagagTTTAACTAAGGATGAGGATGAACAAGTGCGACAC gCTGCTGTGGATGCAGTAAGTGAATTAAAACAACTAACGTATTACAATCAAAAGAGTCCTGTGAGTTGA
- the fu gene encoding serine/threonine-protein kinase fused isoform X3: MKKYESSKMKKYEILKQIGEGSFGQVYKAKKRSDGEIVAFKMIRKCGRSFKELKSLRQECEIQRHLHHPNIVQMLDSFETENEIVVVTEYADKELYDILDKQGRLSEERAQVIACDLVSALYYLHSNRVMHRDLKPQNVLLEANGVAKLCDFGFARSMSTGTHVLTSIKGTPLYMAPELIEEYPYDHNADLWSLGCIVYELVVGSPPFQTNSILHLVKLIRFEAIKWPDFISPNCKSFLQGLLQKDPSQRLTWPALLEHPFVKDRIIIVGGTAPVAPLTTPLSASQARAKQQQLQSLAMRSTKQSKVVEKVIKKMQEQERKQHEYRQRTCISQPGYLVSPGYCQHGIGHCQGLRHSEPSGTDSSASIDVLLGNLSLRASLRSDLLAADHAICQNDCPHSANVEHNFPVSEDHSKPIQTQIDDNSVGRQLDGEMHHTNAQGDGINIGQQAEKSSHTDQMHGDGDCKQSCLSIDYEQEFGEKNPPEKKTSEKPARLPDWDLRAVERPIENEEWVVFLQKSMEEVMEGEIDSLLQQNCVSVFVSPLRNPAAGCRVVEYVACLLSLPFTVPISKENLKKIERVYLDVRVVPNLVYAVKLLMSERSDEATNATDTAYAETRSASSLSADELQALECAMLVLCRLVYVGNQFLIQFCDAIYIVNGMPLLQQLLALERRKARVVADLVAILNNVLRSQPENAELVERVVLRMKTPEQLSKLLHHRQAVLRARTCTMVRLLGRFCCRALQQVWDRSLKNLIESLTKDEDEQVRHAAVDAVSELKQLTYYNQKSPVS; encoded by the exons atgaaaaaatacgAAAGTTCCAAGATGAAGAAGTATGAGATCTTAAAGCAAATCGGAGAGGGATCTTTTGGACAAGTGTACAAAGCTAAGAAACGTTCGGATGGTGAAATCGTGGCTTTCAAAATGATAAGGAAG TGCGGCAGGTCGTTTAAGGAGCTGAAAAGTTTACGTCAAGAGTGTGAGATTCAACGTCATTTACATCATCCAAATATTGTGCAGATGTTAGATTCCTTTGAGACAGAAAACGAA ATTGTGGTTGTAACGGAATATGCAGACAAGGAACTCTATGATATACTGGACAAGCAAGGCAGATTGTCCGAGGAAAGAGCTCAAGTAATAGCTTGTGATCTGGTGTCTGCgctttattatttgcattcaAATCGAGTGATGCATAG AGATCTCAAGCCACAAAATGTTCTTTTGGAGGCAAACGGTGTGGCTAAACTTTGTGATTTTGGATTTGCTCGCAGCATGAGCACTGGCACTCACGTACTTACTTCAATCAAAGGTACGCCATTGTACATGGCGCCAGAACTTATAGAAGAATATCCATATGACCATAATGCTGATTTGTG gTCCTTAGGATGCATAGTTTATGAATTGGTGGTGGGTTCTCCTCCATTTCAGACCAACTCAATATTGCACTTGGTTAAATTAATCAGATTTGAAGCGATAAAGTGGCCAGATTTTATTTCTCCAAATTGCAAAAGCTTCTTACAg GGTTTACTACAAAAAGATCCTTCTCAGCGATTGACTTGGCCAGCTCTTCTCGAACATCCGTTCGTCAAAGATCGAATTATAATAGTAGGTGGCACCGCACCTGTGGCTCCATTAACAACTCCATTGTCCGCGAGTCAAGCAAGAGCAAAGCAGCAGCAGTTGCAAAGTCTGGCGATGCGTTCTACGAAACAATCCAA AGTTGTGGagaaagtgataaaaaaaatgcaagaacAGGAGAGGAAACAGCACGAATATCGTCAGCGAACATGTATCTCGCAACCGGGTTATCTAGTATCCCCTGGTTATTGCCAGCATGGAATAGGTCATTGTCAAGGATTGCGTCATagcgagccgagcggcactgATTCTAGCGCTAGCATCGACGTGCTTTTAGGAAATCTCAGTCTCAGGGCGTCTCTGAGAAGTGATCTTCTAGCAGCGGATCACGCTATATGCCAGAACGATTGTCCGCATAGCGCAAATGTAGAGCATAATTTCCCCGTATCGGAGGATCACTCCAAACCTATTCAAACGCAGATAGACGACAATTCCGTTGGACGACAGTTGGATGGGGAAATGCATCACACTAATGCTCAGGGTGATGGTATCAATATCGGTCAACAAGCGGAAAAATCCTCGCACACTGATCAAATGCACGGCGATGGTGATTGTAAACAAAGCTGCTTGAGCATCGATTATGAACAAGAATTCGGTGAGAAAAATCCACCCGAAAAGAAAACGTCCGAGAAGCCTGCGAGATTGCCGGACTGGGATCTGAGGGCAGTGGAAAGACCGATTGAAAATGAAGAATGGGTTgtgtttttacaaaaatcgatGGAAGAAGTTATGGAGGGCGAGATCGATTCTTTGTTGCAACAAAATTGCGTTTCGGTGTTTGTTTCCCCTCTTAGAAACCCAGCAGCCGGTTGTCGAGTAGTCGAATACGTAGCTTGTTTATTATCGTTGCCGTTTACCGTGCCAATTAGCAAGgagaatttgaagaaaatcgAACGAGTTTATCTGGATGTAAGAGTGGTACCTAATCTCGTTTACGCTGTGAAACTCCTAATGTCGGAACGCTCTGACGAAGCGACGAACGCGACAGATACGGCTTATGCGGAAACGAGATCAGCATCCTCTCTGTCTGCGGATGAGCTTCAAGCGCTCGAGTGCGCAATGCTGGTGCTTTGCAGATTGGTATACGTTGGGAATCAATTTCTCATTCAGTTTTGCGACGCCATTTACATCGTTAATGGAATGCCACTTCTACAACAACTGCTAGCTTTGGAGAGAAGAAAGGCACGAGTCGTTGCGGATCTTGTAGCGATTTTGAATAATGTGCTGCGATCTCAACCTGAGAATGCCGAGCTTGTGGAACGGGTCGTATTGCGTATGAAAACACCTG AGCAGCTCAGTAAACTTCTCCATCATCGACAAGCTGTTTTGCGAGCGAGAACGTGTACCATGGTTAGATTGTTGGGTAGATTTTGCTGCAGAGCACTGCAACAGGTTTGGGACagatcattaaaaaatttaattgagagTTTAACTAAGGATGAGGATGAACAAGTGCGACAC gCTGCTGTGGATGCAGTAAGTGAATTAAAACAACTAACGTATTACAATCAAAAGAGTCCTGTGAGTTGA
- the fu gene encoding serine/threonine-protein kinase fused isoform X2 yields the protein MKKYESSKMKKYEILKQIGEGSFGQVYKAKKRSDGEIVAFKMIRKCGRSFKELKSLRQECEIQRHLHHPNIVQMLDSFETENEIVVVTEYADKELYDILDKQGRLSEERAQVIACDLVSALYYLHSNRVMHRDLKPQNVLLEANGVAKLCDFGFARSMSTGTHVLTSIKGTPLYMAPELIEEYPYDHNADLWSLGCIVYELVVGSPPFQTNSILHLVKLIRFEAIKWPDFISPNCKSFLQGLLQKDPSQRLTWPALLEHPFVKDRIIIVGGTAPVAPLTTPLSASQARAKQQQLQSLAMRSTKQSKVVEKVIKKMQEQERKQHEYRQRTCISQPGYLVSPGYCQHGIGHCQGLRHSEPSGTDSSASIDVLLGNLSLRASLRSDLLAADHAICQNDCPHSANVEHNFPVSEDHSKPIQTQIDDNSVGRQLDGEMHHTNAQGDGINIGQQAEKSSHTDQMHGDGDCKQSCLSIDYEQEFGEKNPPEKKTSEKPARLPDWDLRAVERPIENEEWVVFLQKSMEEVMEGEIDSLLQQNCVSVFVSPLRNPAAGCRVVEYVACLLSLPFTVPISKENLKKIERVYLDVRVVPNLVYAVKLLMSERSDEATNATDTAYAETRSASSLSADELQALECAMLVLCRLVYVGNQFLIQFCDAIYIVNGMPLLQQLLALERRKARVVADLVAILNNVLRSQPENAELVERVVLRMKTPASVEQLSKLLHHRQAVLRARTCTMVRLLGRFCCRALQQVWDRSLKNLIESLTKDEDEQVRHAAVDAVSELKQLTYYNQKSPVS from the exons atgaaaaaatacgAAAGTTCCAAGATGAAGAAGTATGAGATCTTAAAGCAAATCGGAGAGGGATCTTTTGGACAAGTGTACAAAGCTAAGAAACGTTCGGATGGTGAAATCGTGGCTTTCAAAATGATAAGGAAG TGCGGCAGGTCGTTTAAGGAGCTGAAAAGTTTACGTCAAGAGTGTGAGATTCAACGTCATTTACATCATCCAAATATTGTGCAGATGTTAGATTCCTTTGAGACAGAAAACGAA ATTGTGGTTGTAACGGAATATGCAGACAAGGAACTCTATGATATACTGGACAAGCAAGGCAGATTGTCCGAGGAAAGAGCTCAAGTAATAGCTTGTGATCTGGTGTCTGCgctttattatttgcattcaAATCGAGTGATGCATAG AGATCTCAAGCCACAAAATGTTCTTTTGGAGGCAAACGGTGTGGCTAAACTTTGTGATTTTGGATTTGCTCGCAGCATGAGCACTGGCACTCACGTACTTACTTCAATCAAAGGTACGCCATTGTACATGGCGCCAGAACTTATAGAAGAATATCCATATGACCATAATGCTGATTTGTG gTCCTTAGGATGCATAGTTTATGAATTGGTGGTGGGTTCTCCTCCATTTCAGACCAACTCAATATTGCACTTGGTTAAATTAATCAGATTTGAAGCGATAAAGTGGCCAGATTTTATTTCTCCAAATTGCAAAAGCTTCTTACAg GGTTTACTACAAAAAGATCCTTCTCAGCGATTGACTTGGCCAGCTCTTCTCGAACATCCGTTCGTCAAAGATCGAATTATAATAGTAGGTGGCACCGCACCTGTGGCTCCATTAACAACTCCATTGTCCGCGAGTCAAGCAAGAGCAAAGCAGCAGCAGTTGCAAAGTCTGGCGATGCGTTCTACGAAACAATCCAA AGTTGTGGagaaagtgataaaaaaaatgcaagaacAGGAGAGGAAACAGCACGAATATCGTCAGCGAACATGTATCTCGCAACCGGGTTATCTAGTATCCCCTGGTTATTGCCAGCATGGAATAGGTCATTGTCAAGGATTGCGTCATagcgagccgagcggcactgATTCTAGCGCTAGCATCGACGTGCTTTTAGGAAATCTCAGTCTCAGGGCGTCTCTGAGAAGTGATCTTCTAGCAGCGGATCACGCTATATGCCAGAACGATTGTCCGCATAGCGCAAATGTAGAGCATAATTTCCCCGTATCGGAGGATCACTCCAAACCTATTCAAACGCAGATAGACGACAATTCCGTTGGACGACAGTTGGATGGGGAAATGCATCACACTAATGCTCAGGGTGATGGTATCAATATCGGTCAACAAGCGGAAAAATCCTCGCACACTGATCAAATGCACGGCGATGGTGATTGTAAACAAAGCTGCTTGAGCATCGATTATGAACAAGAATTCGGTGAGAAAAATCCACCCGAAAAGAAAACGTCCGAGAAGCCTGCGAGATTGCCGGACTGGGATCTGAGGGCAGTGGAAAGACCGATTGAAAATGAAGAATGGGTTgtgtttttacaaaaatcgatGGAAGAAGTTATGGAGGGCGAGATCGATTCTTTGTTGCAACAAAATTGCGTTTCGGTGTTTGTTTCCCCTCTTAGAAACCCAGCAGCCGGTTGTCGAGTAGTCGAATACGTAGCTTGTTTATTATCGTTGCCGTTTACCGTGCCAATTAGCAAGgagaatttgaagaaaatcgAACGAGTTTATCTGGATGTAAGAGTGGTACCTAATCTCGTTTACGCTGTGAAACTCCTAATGTCGGAACGCTCTGACGAAGCGACGAACGCGACAGATACGGCTTATGCGGAAACGAGATCAGCATCCTCTCTGTCTGCGGATGAGCTTCAAGCGCTCGAGTGCGCAATGCTGGTGCTTTGCAGATTGGTATACGTTGGGAATCAATTTCTCATTCAGTTTTGCGACGCCATTTACATCGTTAATGGAATGCCACTTCTACAACAACTGCTAGCTTTGGAGAGAAGAAAGGCACGAGTCGTTGCGGATCTTGTAGCGATTTTGAATAATGTGCTGCGATCTCAACCTGAGAATGCCGAGCTTGTGGAACGGGTCGTATTGCGTATGAAAACACCTG CATCGGTAGAGCAGCTCAGTAAACTTCTCCATCATCGACAAGCTGTTTTGCGAGCGAGAACGTGTACCATGGTTAGATTGTTGGGTAGATTTTGCTGCAGAGCACTGCAACAGGTTTGGGACagatcattaaaaaatttaattgagagTTTAACTAAGGATGAGGATGAACAAGTGCGACAC gCTGCTGTGGATGCAGTAAGTGAATTAAAACAACTAACGTATTACAATCAAAAGAGTCCTGTGAGTTGA